In Salinibacterium sp. dk2585, a single window of DNA contains:
- a CDS encoding aromatic acid exporter family protein, with protein sequence MTESGSARRLERRLNRSLDARAALGRAAESAPNIAQIVLAAMLAWLIAHEVLGHPTPAIALVSTLTILGFNRDARPRRVLESAVGILVGIVLSEVALLVVGSGWWQIAMVLTVTLFVARLLSPSAPFAIAAGVQSILVMVLPAPDGGVFTRSIDGLVGGLVALVVTALLPRDPRRIARRDAQRLLATLSESIASVVEALRDGQEPAASLALSRLRRTQALIDAWAQSQESAIAIARISPFLRRHLPALRRQSQVLAGLDLAARHLRVISRRIAFLVRDGEQRPALANLVQQVADAVNLLGESLDDPAAAERARAVLVGVMPMLDPSSSLPGARMPTTIVVHLLRPLVVDLLMATGMRAEEARALLPSS encoded by the coding sequence ATGACTGAGAGCGGCAGCGCCCGGCGGCTCGAGCGCCGCCTCAATCGCAGCCTGGACGCGCGGGCGGCGCTGGGGCGTGCTGCCGAATCGGCGCCAAACATCGCGCAGATCGTGCTGGCGGCCATGCTCGCGTGGCTTATCGCGCACGAGGTGCTCGGCCATCCGACCCCCGCAATCGCGCTCGTCTCGACCCTGACGATCCTCGGATTCAACCGCGATGCCCGCCCGCGCCGCGTGCTCGAGTCTGCAGTCGGCATCCTCGTCGGCATCGTGCTCAGCGAGGTCGCCCTGCTGGTCGTCGGGTCGGGCTGGTGGCAGATCGCCATGGTGCTCACCGTCACCCTCTTCGTGGCCCGGCTCCTGTCGCCAAGCGCACCATTCGCGATCGCGGCGGGAGTGCAGTCGATCCTCGTGATGGTGCTGCCCGCGCCCGACGGCGGAGTGTTCACGCGCAGCATCGACGGGCTCGTGGGAGGGCTCGTGGCCCTCGTCGTCACCGCACTGCTTCCGCGAGACCCGCGACGGATCGCGCGGCGCGACGCGCAGCGGCTGCTCGCGACGCTCTCGGAGTCGATCGCCTCGGTCGTCGAGGCGCTCCGTGACGGGCAGGAACCTGCGGCGTCCCTCGCGCTCTCCCGCCTGCGGCGCACGCAGGCGCTCATTGACGCGTGGGCGCAGTCGCAGGAATCAGCGATCGCAATCGCGCGCATCTCACCGTTCCTGCGGCGTCACCTCCCGGCGCTGCGGCGCCAGTCACAGGTGCTGGCGGGACTCGACCTTGCCGCGCGTCACCTTCGCGTCATCTCCCGCCGGATCGCCTTCCTCGTGCGCGATGGAGAGCAGAGACCGGCGCTCGCGAACCTCGTGCAACAGGTGGCGGATGCCGTCAACCTGCTTGGTGAAAGCCTCGACGACCCCGCCGCTGCCGAGCGTGCCCGCGCCGTGCTCGTGGGCGTCATGCCCATGCTCGACCCGAGCAGTTCCCTGCCCGGTGCCCGCATGCCGACGACGATCGTCGTGCACCTGCTGCGGCCGCTCGTCGTCGACCTGCTCATGGCCACCGGCATGCGGGCCGAAGAGGCGCGGGCGCTTCTCCCCAGCTCCTAG
- a CDS encoding folate-binding protein YgfZ produces MSTEPADTEPAAEPWRSPWLDRPGAVEAEEPDAGVAAHYGNPVREQRDLEAGRAVVDLSHRGVLSLTGPDRLTWLDSISSQSIARLAPGDSAETLILDPQGRIEHAVRILDDGETAWLLIERSQADALAAWLLRMRFMMRVEIADRSADFATLGHIGPVDLPAVERAGVALVWRDPWTEVVAGGWQYAEGEHPSPAFPYQETLIERAALQTLDTPPAGVLALEALRVAAWRPRLVTEADERSIPHELDWLRSAVHLNKGCYRGQETVAKVHNLGRPPRRLVMLHLDGSDDLLPQRGDAVVLGEKEVGTVTSVARHHELGPIALAVIKRSTDPVETLMVMTDGGPVAAGQEVIVPVGAGATADVPRLPRLGAATRPTRPGVND; encoded by the coding sequence GTGTCGACTGAGCCTGCCGACACCGAGCCCGCCGCCGAGCCGTGGCGTTCCCCGTGGCTTGACCGTCCTGGCGCGGTCGAGGCCGAAGAGCCCGATGCCGGCGTCGCCGCCCACTACGGCAACCCCGTGCGCGAGCAGCGCGATCTCGAGGCGGGCCGCGCCGTCGTCGACCTGTCACACAGGGGAGTGCTCTCCCTCACGGGCCCAGACCGCCTGACCTGGCTCGACTCGATCAGCAGCCAGTCCATCGCCCGCCTCGCGCCCGGCGACTCCGCCGAGACGCTCATCCTCGACCCTCAGGGCCGCATCGAGCACGCCGTACGCATTCTCGACGACGGCGAGACCGCGTGGCTCCTCATCGAACGCAGCCAAGCGGATGCCCTCGCCGCCTGGCTCCTGCGCATGCGCTTCATGATGCGGGTCGAGATCGCCGACCGCAGCGCCGACTTCGCGACGCTTGGCCACATCGGGCCCGTCGACCTGCCCGCTGTGGAGCGCGCTGGCGTGGCGCTCGTGTGGCGCGACCCGTGGACCGAGGTTGTCGCGGGCGGATGGCAGTACGCGGAGGGCGAGCATCCCTCGCCTGCGTTCCCGTACCAGGAGACGCTCATCGAGCGCGCCGCCCTCCAGACCCTCGACACACCCCCCGCGGGAGTGCTCGCGCTGGAGGCGCTGCGGGTGGCCGCCTGGCGCCCACGGCTCGTGACGGAGGCCGACGAGCGATCCATTCCCCACGAACTCGACTGGCTGCGCAGCGCCGTGCACCTCAACAAGGGCTGCTACCGCGGCCAGGAGACGGTCGCGAAGGTGCACAACCTTGGTCGTCCGCCTCGCCGCCTGGTCATGCTGCACCTCGACGGTTCCGATGACCTGCTGCCGCAGCGCGGTGACGCCGTCGTGCTGGGCGAGAAGGAGGTCGGCACCGTGACATCCGTCGCCCGTCATCACGAGCTCGGGCCCATCGCCCTCGCCGTCATCAAGCGGTCGACCGACCCGGTCGAGACCCTGATGGTGATGACGGATGGCGGCCCGGTCGCTGCCGGCCAGGAGGTCATCGTGCCCGTCGGCGCAGGCGCGACGGCCGACGTCCCGCGCCTGCCGCGGCTGGGGGCGGCAACGCGCCCCACGCGCCCCGGCGTGAATGACTGA
- a CDS encoding FABP family protein, whose product MIELDASLPSELVPLSWLLGVWEGTGVISYPVDGDVREFEFGQRMSFSHDGTSYLNYSSSVWLLDEGEQPSVLTAETGYWRLSRPLGQGDVGPGMLPGVGDKPYSTASEVETLRNGAGAFEIEVSIIHPGGVSELYLGQVNGPRIDLATDAVMRSADAKEHSASTRIYGLVEDHLLWAWDIAALGQQLTSHASARLARVD is encoded by the coding sequence ATGATCGAACTCGACGCCTCGCTCCCCTCCGAGCTGGTGCCTCTCTCCTGGCTGCTCGGCGTCTGGGAAGGCACCGGGGTCATCTCCTACCCCGTCGACGGTGACGTCAGGGAGTTCGAGTTCGGCCAGCGCATGAGCTTCAGCCACGACGGCACGTCCTACCTCAACTACAGCTCTTCCGTGTGGCTCCTCGATGAGGGGGAGCAGCCCTCCGTCCTCACCGCCGAGACGGGGTACTGGCGCCTCTCGCGTCCCCTCGGCCAAGGAGACGTCGGCCCCGGGATGCTTCCCGGCGTGGGCGACAAGCCGTATTCGACCGCGAGCGAGGTCGAGACCCTCCGCAACGGTGCGGGCGCCTTCGAGATCGAGGTGTCGATCATCCACCCGGGCGGAGTGAGCGAACTCTATCTCGGGCAGGTCAACGGCCCGCGCATCGACCTTGCGACGGATGCCGTCATGCGCTCGGCAGACGCCAAGGAGCACTCGGCGTCGACCCGCATCTATGGGCTCGTCGAAGATCACCTGCTGTGGGCCTGGGACATCGCGGCTCTCGGCCAGCAGCTCACCTCCCACGCATCCGCGAGGCTCGCGCGTGTCGACTGA
- a CDS encoding response regulator transcription factor, translating into MAQLLILTPAVDSEVLPSLALLSHRVRQVPATSSQLVNTPSCDLMMVDARKDLAAAKALCKILGNTGVSVPVIAIVTEGGLTAVTPEWNVADVVLVDAGPAEVDARIRLAIGRSSADSSNRKIQASGVVIDEVSYSAKVQGKPLDLTFKEFELLRFLASHPSRVFTREQLLSEVWGYDYFGGTRTVDVHVRRLRAKLGDLESLIGTVRNVGYRFTGHDDA; encoded by the coding sequence TTGGCGCAGCTGTTGATACTGACTCCGGCAGTCGACAGCGAGGTGCTGCCATCCCTGGCCCTCCTCAGTCACCGGGTGCGGCAGGTGCCCGCCACCTCATCGCAGTTGGTCAACACGCCGAGCTGTGACCTCATGATGGTCGATGCGCGCAAGGACCTCGCCGCCGCCAAGGCACTCTGCAAGATCCTTGGCAACACGGGAGTCTCCGTTCCCGTGATCGCCATCGTCACGGAGGGCGGGCTCACCGCCGTGACGCCCGAGTGGAACGTGGCCGACGTCGTGCTCGTTGATGCCGGCCCTGCTGAGGTGGACGCACGCATCCGCCTGGCCATCGGTCGCTCCTCGGCGGATTCCTCGAACCGCAAGATCCAGGCATCCGGTGTCGTGATCGACGAGGTGAGCTACTCGGCCAAGGTGCAGGGCAAGCCCCTCGACCTCACGTTCAAGGAGTTCGAGCTGCTGCGCTTCCTCGCGAGCCACCCATCCCGCGTGTTCACCCGCGAACAGTTGCTGAGCGAGGTGTGGGGCTACGACTACTTCGGCGGCACGCGCACGGTCGACGTGCACGTGCGTCGCCTTCGCGCGAAGCTCGGCGACCTCGAATCGCTCATCGGCACGGTGCGCAATGTCGGCTACCGGTTCACGGGACACGATGACGCCTGA
- the mshD gene encoding mycothiol synthase, whose protein sequence is MTPEQLPQWLRALATRAAEVDGQPPFSDQTWVELRDGRRELLATGEDAAAAVRPGTPGELELVVHPDARGRGLGGGLLERVLGEHPDVLAWAHGDHPASRALAARTGFEPIRELLQLRRDIADHEPAANALDGFTAFRPGSDDADWLALNAAAFAGHPEQGSLTQVDLDERMSEPWFDAGDFLLLRDADGLAAFVWMKIEGGIGEFYVVGVDPSRQGGGLGRRLVEAGLARLVSRGIRTASLYVDADNTAAVRLYRSYGFGDHTIDVQYRRKGR, encoded by the coding sequence ATGACGCCTGAGCAGCTTCCCCAGTGGTTGCGCGCGCTCGCGACCCGCGCGGCCGAGGTCGACGGCCAACCGCCTTTCTCCGACCAGACCTGGGTGGAACTGCGCGACGGGCGCCGCGAACTGCTCGCGACGGGTGAGGACGCCGCAGCGGCCGTGCGGCCCGGAACCCCCGGCGAGCTCGAACTGGTCGTGCACCCCGATGCCAGGGGCCGCGGCCTCGGCGGCGGCCTCCTCGAGCGGGTGCTCGGCGAGCACCCCGACGTGCTCGCGTGGGCACACGGCGACCACCCCGCATCGAGGGCCCTCGCTGCGCGCACGGGCTTCGAGCCCATTCGCGAGCTCCTGCAGCTGCGCCGCGACATCGCCGACCACGAGCCCGCCGCGAACGCGCTCGACGGATTCACCGCCTTCCGGCCGGGCAGCGACGACGCCGACTGGCTCGCGCTCAACGCTGCGGCCTTCGCAGGCCACCCCGAGCAGGGCTCCCTCACCCAGGTCGACCTGGACGAGCGGATGTCGGAACCGTGGTTCGACGCGGGCGACTTCCTGCTCCTCCGTGACGCCGACGGGCTCGCGGCCTTCGTCTGGATGAAGATCGAAGGCGGCATCGGGGAGTTCTACGTCGTCGGAGTGGACCCGTCCCGCCAGGGCGGCGGCCTCGGACGGAGACTCGTCGAGGCGGGGCTCGCGCGACTCGTGAGCCGCGGCATCCGCACCGCCTCGCTCTACGTCGATGCCGACAACACGGCGGCCGTGCGCCTGTACCGCTCCTACGGATTCGGCGACCACACGATCGACGTGCAGTACCGGCGCAAGGGTCGTTAA
- a CDS encoding RNA degradosome polyphosphate kinase translates to MDAERIIDDTGLATDSLDDDYDAVGWVDDGTLPADRYLDRELSWLAFNKRVLELAEDPTLPLLERVNFLAIFASNLDEFFMVRVAGLKRRIATGIAVPTNVGRSPNDVLADISAKAHELQERHAHVFREIVKPALDEAGIHIEGWADLDEDDRERVDEIFSSQIFPVLMPLAVDPAHPFPYISGLSLNLSVRVRNPKTRKEQFARIKVPTILPRFVQLPDDERGLLRFIPLEDLISNHLGELFPGMEILDHHEFRVTRNEDVEIDEDESENLIQSLERELLRRRFGPPIRLEITDDMDDRTLDLLVRELGVTQQEVYRLPAPLDLGGLFEVFKINRPSLKYRKHVPATSPALMPAEPGAKPNIFASISRGDILVHHPYESFGTSVQAFLEQAASDPAVLAIKQTLYRTSGDSPIVEALIDAAEAGKAVLALVEIKARFDEQANIEWARKLEKAGVHVVYGLVGLKTHCKLALVVRQEKDGSLRNYSHVGTGNYNPKTSRVYEDLGLFTADPVVGRDLTRLFNELSGYAIEKKFKRLLVAPLHLRKGLIKRINTERDNAIAGKPSGIRIKLNSIVDEQVIDALYRASQAGVPVDLVIRGICAIRPGVPGLSETIRVRSILGRYLEHSRVFWFENGGDPQVYIGSADMMHRNLDRRVEALVRLTEPEHFERIATMFDLAMSDSTSSWRLENDGSWARQYEGPDGEPLDDMQNVIMDLITSRRRAVRPR, encoded by the coding sequence ATGGACGCCGAACGCATCATTGATGACACGGGGCTCGCGACCGACAGTCTTGACGACGACTACGACGCGGTCGGCTGGGTCGACGACGGCACGCTGCCCGCCGACCGCTACCTCGACCGCGAGCTGAGTTGGCTTGCGTTCAACAAGCGGGTGCTCGAACTCGCGGAGGACCCGACGCTGCCCCTGCTCGAGCGCGTCAACTTCCTCGCGATCTTCGCGAGCAACCTCGACGAGTTCTTCATGGTGCGCGTCGCGGGGCTGAAGCGCCGCATCGCCACTGGCATCGCCGTGCCGACCAACGTGGGCCGCTCGCCCAACGATGTGCTCGCCGACATCAGCGCCAAGGCGCACGAACTGCAGGAGCGGCACGCCCACGTGTTCCGCGAGATCGTGAAGCCGGCGCTCGACGAGGCCGGCATCCACATCGAGGGCTGGGCCGACCTCGACGAGGACGACCGCGAACGCGTCGACGAGATCTTCTCCAGCCAGATCTTTCCCGTGCTCATGCCGCTCGCGGTCGACCCCGCGCATCCGTTCCCCTACATTTCGGGGCTCTCGCTCAACCTCTCGGTGAGGGTGCGCAACCCCAAGACGCGCAAGGAACAGTTCGCACGCATCAAGGTGCCGACGATCCTGCCGCGCTTCGTGCAGCTGCCGGACGATGAGCGCGGGCTGCTGCGTTTCATCCCCCTCGAAGACCTCATCTCGAACCACCTCGGGGAGCTCTTCCCCGGCATGGAGATCCTCGACCACCACGAGTTCCGGGTCACCCGCAACGAGGATGTCGAGATCGACGAGGACGAGTCGGAGAACCTCATCCAGAGCCTCGAGCGGGAGCTCCTGCGCCGCCGCTTCGGGCCGCCCATCCGGCTCGAGATCACCGACGACATGGACGACCGCACGCTCGACCTGCTCGTGCGCGAGCTGGGTGTCACCCAGCAGGAGGTCTACCGGCTGCCCGCGCCGCTCGACCTCGGGGGGCTCTTCGAGGTCTTCAAGATCAACCGGCCCTCGCTCAAGTACCGCAAGCACGTGCCGGCGACAAGCCCCGCCCTCATGCCAGCGGAGCCGGGCGCCAAGCCCAACATCTTCGCCTCCATCAGCCGCGGCGACATCCTCGTGCACCACCCCTACGAGTCCTTCGGCACGAGCGTGCAGGCCTTCCTCGAGCAGGCGGCATCCGATCCCGCCGTGCTCGCGATCAAGCAGACCCTCTACCGCACGAGCGGCGACAGCCCCATCGTGGAGGCGCTGATCGACGCGGCCGAGGCCGGCAAGGCCGTGCTCGCGCTCGTCGAAATCAAGGCCCGATTCGACGAGCAGGCCAACATCGAGTGGGCACGCAAGCTCGAGAAGGCGGGAGTGCACGTCGTCTACGGGCTCGTGGGCCTCAAGACGCACTGCAAGCTCGCGCTCGTCGTGCGACAGGAGAAGGACGGCAGCCTCCGCAACTACAGCCACGTCGGCACGGGCAACTACAACCCCAAGACGAGCCGCGTCTATGAAGACCTCGGCCTCTTCACGGCCGACCCCGTCGTGGGCCGCGACCTCACGCGACTCTTCAACGAGCTCTCGGGCTACGCGATCGAGAAGAAGTTCAAGCGCCTCCTCGTCGCACCGCTGCACCTGCGCAAGGGACTCATCAAGCGCATCAACACCGAGCGGGACAACGCGATCGCGGGCAAGCCCAGCGGCATCCGCATCAAACTGAACTCGATAGTCGACGAGCAGGTCATCGACGCGCTCTACCGCGCGAGCCAGGCCGGGGTGCCGGTCGACCTCGTCATCCGCGGCATCTGCGCCATCCGCCCTGGGGTGCCGGGACTCAGCGAGACGATCAGGGTGCGTTCGATCCTGGGCCGCTACCTCGAGCACTCCCGCGTCTTCTGGTTCGAGAACGGCGGCGACCCGCAGGTCTACATCGGCAGCGCCGACATGATGCACCGCAACCTCGACCGTCGCGTCGAGGCGCTCGTGCGGCTCACTGAACCCGAGCACTTCGAGCGGATCGCGACGATGTTCGACCTCGCGATGTCGGATTCGACCTCGTCCTGGCGCCTCGAGAATGACGGCTCGTGGGCGCGCCAATACGAGGGCCCCGATGGCGAGCCACTCGACGACATGCAGAATGTGATCATGGACCTCATCACTTCCCGCCGACGCGCTGTGAGACCACGATGA
- a CDS encoding NUDIX domain-containing protein, whose protein sequence is MSPAGPVLAAGAVCWRIVNGKIRVALVHRERHGDVSFPKGKVDPGESLPETAVREIAEETGPEISLGAPLGTTEYKLPGGRDKVVHYWTAEVDEATHAASAFVPNDEIEHLEWLSVKKARKALSYAHDRDVLDRFAARVDNDTLRTFAIIALRHGKAMPQHQFDGPDAKRPLLPQGRQDSDVAARGIAAYAPEKLITSNAVRCRQTIAPLAELTGLKAKKTSKISQDAWESGEAEVEKVVAKRLRKGVTAVLCSHGPVLPEIIEQAARLTNSPVDRSVRASAMLDTGAFAVLHFAKERPQAGIIAIEVHSPGR, encoded by the coding sequence ATGAGCCCGGCAGGGCCCGTGCTCGCGGCCGGTGCCGTGTGCTGGCGCATCGTCAATGGCAAGATCCGCGTCGCCCTCGTGCACCGCGAGCGGCACGGTGACGTGTCATTCCCCAAGGGCAAGGTTGACCCTGGTGAGAGCCTGCCCGAGACCGCCGTGCGGGAGATCGCCGAAGAGACCGGCCCCGAGATCTCGCTCGGCGCGCCGCTCGGCACGACCGAGTACAAGCTGCCCGGCGGGCGCGACAAGGTCGTGCACTACTGGACGGCCGAGGTCGATGAGGCCACCCACGCGGCATCCGCCTTCGTGCCCAACGACGAGATCGAACACCTCGAATGGCTCTCGGTCAAGAAGGCACGCAAGGCACTCAGCTACGCACACGACCGCGATGTGCTCGACCGCTTCGCGGCGCGGGTCGACAACGACACACTCCGCACCTTCGCGATCATCGCCCTCCGCCACGGCAAGGCGATGCCCCAACACCAGTTCGATGGCCCGGATGCCAAGCGGCCGCTCCTCCCGCAGGGCAGGCAGGACTCGGATGTCGCGGCCAGGGGCATCGCCGCATACGCCCCCGAGAAGCTGATCACGAGCAACGCCGTGCGCTGCCGCCAGACCATCGCCCCACTCGCCGAACTCACGGGACTCAAGGCCAAGAAGACGTCCAAGATCAGCCAGGACGCCTGGGAGAGCGGCGAGGCCGAAGTCGAGAAGGTCGTGGCCAAGCGGCTCCGCAAGGGTGTGACGGCGGTGCTCTGCAGCCACGGGCCCGTGCTGCCGGAGATCATCGAGCAGGCGGCACGGCTCACGAACTCGCCCGTCGACCGCTCAGTGCGGGCATCCGCGATGCTCGACACGGGTGCGTTCGCGGTGCTGCACTTCGCGAAGGAGCGGCCGCAAGCGGGCATCATCGCGATCGAGGTGCACTCGCCCGGTCGCTGA